In one Desulfosporosinus sp. Sb-LF genomic region, the following are encoded:
- a CDS encoding OB-fold nucleic acid binding domain-containing protein yields MSRFKVVIIILLVVTVIFLKTLSLIKNGTNIVSKSSSTQSQQIQSIQEIEQDVNVGKLYEAVLTVTKFNIDPKTQTKFLVVSDGSHSIDAVIFKEIEDIPIIKVDSKYKVTGTLNIYKSKYELIVRKIEDPVK; encoded by the coding sequence ATGAGTAGGTTCAAAGTAGTCATTATTATACTATTAGTTGTCACGGTTATTTTCCTGAAAACTCTTTCTCTTATTAAGAACGGTACTAATATTGTATCAAAATCGTCATCAACCCAAAGCCAACAGATCCAGAGTATTCAAGAAATTGAACAGGATGTAAATGTTGGCAAGCTATATGAAGCTGTATTGACAGTCACAAAGTTTAATATCGACCCCAAGACACAGACCAAATTTTTAGTAGTATCGGATGGTAGTCATTCAATTGATGCGGTGATCTTTAAAGAAATCGAGGATATTCCTATAATCAAAGTCGATAGCAAATATAAAGTCACCGGAACTTTAAATATTTACAAATCGAAATATGAATTGATAGTCAGGAAAATTGAAGATCCTGTTAAATAA
- a CDS encoding DUF2284 domain-containing protein: protein MSRIEEIISQEKDNLNIHEYAFMKSNTVIFSDEVRRLCQKNVCGMYGTSWACPPAVGSVEECKNRCNDFENAFMFTSLAKLKKKYDIAEWGETRLVHESITEKVARIFRDQFKESLILSTEGCNLCEKCTYPEKPCRFPNRMFPATESFGIMVIQQAPLCNIKYNNGANAITYFSMIFF, encoded by the coding sequence ATGTCCAGAATTGAAGAGATAATTTCTCAAGAAAAAGATAATCTAAACATTCACGAATATGCTTTTATGAAATCCAATACAGTAATCTTTTCGGATGAGGTAAGAAGGTTATGCCAAAAAAACGTCTGTGGTATGTATGGCACTTCTTGGGCTTGTCCTCCTGCTGTTGGAAGTGTTGAAGAGTGTAAAAATAGATGTAATGATTTTGAAAATGCTTTTATGTTTACTTCATTAGCAAAACTCAAAAAAAAGTATGATATCGCTGAATGGGGTGAAACCCGTCTAGTACATGAATCAATCACAGAGAAAGTAGCTCGAATTTTCAGAGATCAATTCAAAGAAAGCCTCATACTATCTACTGAAGGATGTAACCTATGCGAAAAATGTACTTATCCAGAAAAACCATGTAGATTTCCGAACCGAATGTTTCCTGCAACTGAAAGTTTTGGGATTATGGTTATTCAGCAAGCTCCTCTCTGCAATATCAAATACAACAACGGCGCCAATGCCATAACCTATTTTAGTATGATATTTTTCTAA